From the Desulfonatronum thiosulfatophilum genome, one window contains:
- a CDS encoding methyl-accepting chemotaxis protein: MRNYSILFLLHLVMFVALAVLLSVSGPGQSLATLKWALSLCAVISLGAIAFAGFRDAKAGRQTREILQTVTDDHEKILRDNDLPNIDGLRPHLLAVAGRIDKLVKMIQEEQAKSDDLRARIQVGVKTLDEVLQGAESSRCQTILSAVDVLKEATEGILRESDKLRNAVHHANIGATDQQKYTSEAATAMEEMNASILESAKNAEDASKDSAQAKARAESGSRIVQETLAAITAVSEKSDELSVSIIELGGQAESIGKIIDVISGIADQTNLLALNAAIEAARAGDAGRGFAVVADEVRKLAEKTMNATREVGQEIETIQTRVRRAVDQVKQTRELVAKSVVLSGESGRSLEEIVLLSQHSSDRTGSIAEAVGQQSLVSEEISRTLTEVSTISSTTQSDMSDSVAQIESLAKRVDDLTTLNLVFERIGHGQVQKLITDLARSESILSLRQAVQEQALRKVIREQDDLELLYVTDARGVQIVANIPRPGMESEKDRKVLGKDWSGRPWFFEAMKNPIPYISGVYTSQASGEPCITVSTTFKDHQGQVLGVVAADVRVNKSPVSETRVQSHPRHAGMKRMCD, translated from the coding sequence TTGAGGAACTACTCCATTCTTTTCCTGCTTCATCTCGTAATGTTCGTGGCTTTGGCCGTTTTGCTCAGCGTGTCAGGTCCCGGGCAAAGTCTTGCGACACTGAAGTGGGCCTTGTCGCTTTGTGCGGTAATCAGCCTTGGGGCCATTGCCTTTGCGGGCTTTCGAGATGCCAAAGCCGGGCGGCAAACGCGGGAAATCCTGCAGACCGTCACTGATGATCACGAAAAGATCCTGCGCGACAACGACTTGCCGAATATTGACGGATTGCGGCCGCATCTGCTTGCGGTTGCCGGCAGAATCGACAAGCTGGTGAAGATGATTCAGGAAGAGCAAGCCAAAAGTGATGATTTGCGGGCCAGAATTCAGGTAGGCGTCAAAACCCTGGACGAGGTGCTTCAGGGAGCGGAATCCTCGCGTTGCCAAACCATTCTTTCAGCAGTGGACGTGCTCAAGGAAGCCACGGAGGGCATTCTGCGGGAATCCGACAAGCTCAGGAACGCCGTGCATCATGCAAACATTGGTGCGACGGATCAGCAGAAGTACACTTCCGAAGCCGCCACGGCCATGGAAGAAATGAACGCTTCCATACTTGAATCCGCGAAAAACGCTGAAGACGCGTCCAAGGATTCGGCTCAAGCCAAGGCACGAGCCGAATCCGGTTCCAGGATCGTCCAGGAAACCCTGGCCGCGATCACCGCGGTCTCTGAAAAAAGCGACGAACTGTCCGTCTCCATCATCGAGCTTGGCGGACAGGCCGAATCCATCGGCAAGATCATCGACGTCATTTCCGGCATTGCGGACCAGACCAATCTCCTGGCCCTGAACGCCGCCATCGAGGCCGCACGCGCGGGAGACGCCGGCCGAGGATTCGCCGTGGTGGCTGACGAGGTTCGCAAGCTGGCCGAAAAGACCATGAACGCCACCCGGGAGGTCGGGCAGGAAATCGAAACAATTCAGACCAGAGTGCGTCGAGCCGTGGATCAGGTCAAACAGACCCGCGAACTCGTGGCCAAAAGCGTGGTTCTGTCCGGAGAATCGGGCCGCTCCCTTGAAGAAATCGTCTTGCTGTCCCAGCATTCCTCGGACCGCACCGGCTCCATCGCCGAGGCCGTGGGACAGCAGTCGCTGGTCAGCGAGGAGATCTCCAGAACCCTCACTGAAGTCAGCACCATCTCTTCCACCACCCAGTCGGACATGTCCGACTCCGTTGCCCAGATCGAGAGCCTTGCCAAACGCGTGGACGACCTGACAACCCTGAACCTGGTCTTTGAACGAATCGGCCACGGGCAGGTCCAAAAACTGATTACCGATCTGGCCAGATCCGAGTCCATCCTCTCCCTGCGGCAGGCGGTCCAGGAGCAGGCCTTGCGCAAGGTCATCCGTGAACAGGATGACCTGGAACTGCTCTATGTCACCGATGCCCGCGGAGTTCAGATCGTGGCCAATATCCCACGCCCGGGCATGGAATCGGAAAAAGATCGAAAGGTCCTGGGAAAAGACTGGAGTGGCCGTCCCTGGTTCTTTGAAGCCATGAAAAATCCCATTCCCTATATTTCCGGAGTCTATACCTCCCAGGCCTCGGGCGAACCGTGCATCACCGTATCCACCACGTTCAAAGACCATCAGGGCCAGGTCCTCGGAGTCGTGGCCGCGGATGTCCGGGTCAACAAGTCTCCTGTTTCGGAAACCAGGGTTCAAAGTCATCCGCGCCATGCCGGAATGAAGCGAATGTGTGATTGA
- a CDS encoding DMT family transporter: MRLISSDKTASASTAFVVLAALCWGLSGGIGGILMANGWNAFVVSLYRGAIGLLFVLVWLALRPRGSGLANRRLWFWSAIAGLGVAGNFSFYFVSIAEGSVAVAATLMYCAPVFVYLVSFALKLERPTPLKWASIVMVMLGVVLLTGVYDIDGGRVTPIAVGAGLLSGLSYAVFIFGFKYAAPHGSPQAILVIAFAVLVAILIWPSDADQAVAMLSTPSWPLFLILGVLGAGLSFIFYIVGLKHTAPAVASIVAMVEPVTASLFGVVVLNERLAGPQIFGMGLILITVTALSVYSSARRARL, translated from the coding sequence ATGAGGTTAATTTCGTCAGACAAAACGGCGAGTGCGAGTACGGCGTTCGTGGTGCTGGCAGCGCTATGCTGGGGGCTGTCAGGCGGGATCGGTGGGATTCTCATGGCCAACGGCTGGAACGCGTTCGTGGTGTCGCTCTACCGAGGCGCGATCGGATTGTTGTTTGTTCTCGTCTGGCTGGCGTTGCGTCCGCGCGGCAGCGGATTGGCAAATCGCAGATTATGGTTCTGGTCGGCGATTGCCGGTCTCGGCGTAGCCGGCAATTTTTCTTTCTATTTTGTGAGCATCGCAGAGGGCAGCGTCGCGGTCGCGGCGACCCTGATGTACTGCGCACCAGTATTCGTCTACCTCGTGTCCTTCGCGCTCAAACTTGAAAGACCCACCCCGCTCAAGTGGGCCTCAATCGTAATGGTCATGCTCGGCGTCGTGCTGCTGACAGGTGTTTACGATATTGACGGCGGCCGCGTCACGCCCATCGCCGTCGGCGCCGGGCTGCTATCCGGGCTGTCCTATGCGGTATTTATTTTCGGCTTCAAGTATGCGGCGCCGCACGGCAGCCCGCAGGCAATTCTCGTGATCGCATTCGCGGTGCTCGTCGCCATACTGATCTGGCCGAGCGATGCTGACCAGGCCGTTGCCATGCTGAGCACGCCGAGTTGGCCACTGTTCCTAATACTGGGGGTGCTTGGCGCGGGATTGTCGTTTATTTTTTATATCGTCGGCCTGAAACACACCGCGCCGGCCGTGGCCTCAATTGTAGCAATGGTCGAGCCGGTCACCGCATCGCTCTTCGGTGTCGTTGTTTTGAATGAAAGGCTGGCTGGTCCCCAGATTTTCGGCATGGGGCTGATTTTAATCACCGTCACCGCGCTGAGCGTCTATTCAAGCGCTCGACGGGCAAGGCTGTGA